In Anabaena sphaerica FACHB-251, a genomic segment contains:
- a CDS encoding Uma2 family endonuclease yields MTLTLVRHQFTVKQYHQMAESGILTENDRVELIRGEMIDMSPIGTRHAGCVLFLNNLLALLLGGRALINVQNPLELNETSEPQPDIALLKPRADFYRNSHPQPEDIFLLIEVADTTVKYDREVKIPLYAEANIPEVWLVDVNQEIIEVYRNPIDEIYQDVKNLGKNQVLSIQAFPDVNINVSELF; encoded by the coding sequence ATGACTCTTACTTTAGTCAGACACCAATTTACAGTTAAACAATATCATCAAATGGCTGAATCTGGTATTTTAACCGAAAATGACCGAGTAGAGTTAATTCGGGGGGAAATGATTGATATGTCACCTATTGGGACAAGACACGCAGGTTGTGTTCTATTTTTAAATAATTTACTAGCATTGCTATTAGGAGGACGTGCTTTAATTAATGTGCAGAATCCTTTAGAATTAAATGAAACTTCTGAACCCCAACCAGACATAGCATTATTAAAACCCCGTGCAGATTTTTATAGAAATTCACACCCCCAACCAGAGGATATATTTTTGTTAATAGAAGTTGCCGATACAACGGTAAAATATGATAGGGAAGTGAAAATTCCTTTGTATGCAGAAGCAAATATTCCTGAAGTTTGGTTAGTGGATGTTAATCAGGAAATTATAGAAGTTTATAGAAATCCTATTGATGAAATTTATCAGGATGTAAAGAATTTAGGGAAGAATCAAGTTTTATCAATTCAAGCTTTTCCTGATGTGAATATTAATGTAAGTGAATTATTTTAA
- a CDS encoding ATP-binding protein codes for MNSLSFSALAKSENFVGRDFIFTAINNFLHRYPKGYFTIVGVPGSGKSAILAQFVRQNPHTIYYNAQIAGKNRVEAFFPEVCTQLNLLLEKLSSTPPQPSPQTMRETGFINANEGSWLFSTLLQQVSEKLPDQKIIIVIDGLDGIDINSQAVGTNLFYLPRYLPDQIYFIFARRPYQKSHSGLLIEAPSEILDLADYPVENRQDIQAYIRRNLTPLTPLPYQGMGEQEFSNSPLLVGEGLGERSELNENERNLTPLTPLPYQGMGEQEFSNSPLLAGEGLGERSNLLAENEDNFMYVQQILKAIANGFYSANNFEQIPPDLETYYQQHWQKMQGQGLSDVAMDILRVLTAEETQTMSTVAISKIIKADVLDVAEIMETWLEFLQETREGKETKYQLYHHGFRKWLRGYLKGII; via the coding sequence ATGAATAGTTTATCTTTCTCTGCTTTAGCAAAGAGTGAAAATTTTGTCGGTCGTGATTTTATCTTCACTGCAATTAATAATTTTCTCCACCGTTACCCCAAGGGTTATTTCACCATTGTGGGTGTACCCGGTAGCGGTAAAAGTGCCATTCTTGCCCAATTTGTGCGCCAAAATCCCCATACTATTTATTACAATGCCCAAATTGCCGGTAAAAATCGAGTTGAGGCATTTTTTCCAGAGGTTTGTACACAGTTAAATTTATTGTTAGAGAAATTATCTAGCACCCCTCCCCAACCCTCCCCGCAAACGATGAGGGAGACAGGATTTATCAATGCAAATGAGGGAAGTTGGTTATTTTCTACTTTATTGCAACAAGTCAGCGAGAAATTACCAGATCAGAAAATAATTATTGTCATTGATGGTTTGGATGGAATTGATATAAATAGTCAAGCTGTAGGAACGAATTTATTTTATCTACCGCGATATTTACCGGATCAAATTTATTTTATTTTCGCTCGTCGTCCCTATCAAAAATCCCATAGTGGCTTGTTAATTGAAGCACCATCAGAGATTTTAGATTTAGCAGATTATCCAGTGGAAAATCGGCAGGATATTCAAGCATATATTCGGAGAAACCTAACCCCCCTAACCCCCCTTCCCTACCAGGGAATGGGGGAACAAGAATTTTCTAACTCCCCTCTCCTTGTAGGAGAGGGGTTGGGGGAGAGGTCAGAATTAAATGAAAATGAGAGAAACCTAACCCCCCTAACCCCCCTTCCCTACCAGGGAATGGGGGAACAAGAATTTTCTAACTCCCCTCTCCTCGCAGGAGAGGGGTTGGGGGAGAGGTCAAATCTGCTTGCTGAAAATGAAGATAATTTTATGTATGTGCAACAAATTTTAAAAGCAATAGCTAATGGTTTTTATTCTGCAAATAATTTTGAGCAAATTCCCCCAGATTTAGAAACCTATTATCAACAACATTGGCAAAAGATGCAAGGTCAGGGTTTATCTGATGTTGCGATGGATATATTGCGGGTTTTAACTGCTGAAGAAACTCAAACGATGTCAACCGTAGCTATTAGTAAAATTATCAAAGCTGATGTTTTGGATGTAGCGGAAATTATGGAAACTTGGTTAGAATTTCTGCAAGAAACACGCGAGGGTAAAGAAACTAAATATCAATTATATCATCATGGTTTTAGAAAGTGGTTGAGGGGTTATTTGAAAGGTATTATTTAA
- a CDS encoding dsDNA nuclease domain-containing protein: MNKSKTPADLISQDRGDDTLRRFRYQITYAAILSLSLLDDKNEISAIYCEHHEDIELETVDGKFIGIQVKTKEKEQHPFKSYDDQVIKSIRRFIQHELKYPDKFEKYIIAANCGFWDETDNKNNLKYLLSLTQKVDIYNLDIDKDLKNWFNDKLNNETDVKTIIKVFKKIELRKTPGLDSIDDSLLNSLSKYFEKSKTILHKQVTDIKDKLILKCFNASSLVLPPEAEYYYLFSNQSYQKSNIEIESKKITKTTLEAIINAVNESSKQEFSDTLLPVKFDEDFNTNNYSCNPEHFVGRDREKKHFWDFIDNIRKGKAEKHLICFEGNYGMGKSSLILKLQSESNSKNVFFEQFDTKITKTEHFDFGYVAIKKAIYNAIDKKFIDLPPSIYDEIEPAEYSLFLRQPAIKKVLNYLNENDKVIVIFFDHFDHLLRQPSRESTFDFFEQLIHEFAYDKTSIVLGFSWTSAISLGLDPNIRFRWEKLITDKMELVTISQLLDEEPKNCIEIFKKWLKEKRNKSQELKKIQQLEDWILNKYSAFPWLLRRLLTKFCNPPLDSNFPIKTQDIHKLVINMLESDLKKNLQLRERQCLEKIANFESNILESYEKEIQVLIEKNLIIESDTEYIVRDDILREYILNKDITLPDLSITYIPKRPVDSILKVFRLLETEITKEQLINKLLEHNLIKTENKSQSRNKRNKNNTKPENIDNVNNIISDLRHFFQVEYDTKTKSIKIKKDLLDKDDNEISDYLREQLEEHLVIKEICKNKHKIKTGKYFKKDMLKDLLKTLYSSESEDEYEDIELPLLTISTKKKVQKRDKFDHYTSRLLSWFRFAGIIERKIEQDEDSILLIPTNRPGKEKGKIKKEETTEDAKHQQLELL, translated from the coding sequence ATGAATAAATCAAAAACACCAGCAGACTTGATAAGTCAAGATCGAGGTGACGACACATTGAGACGTTTTCGTTATCAAATTACTTATGCAGCAATATTATCTTTGTCATTATTAGATGATAAAAATGAAATAAGTGCTATATATTGTGAACACCACGAAGATATAGAATTAGAAACAGTTGATGGTAAATTTATTGGTATTCAAGTTAAAACTAAAGAGAAAGAACAACACCCATTTAAAAGTTATGACGATCAAGTAATTAAATCAATTAGAAGATTTATACAACATGAGTTAAAATATCCTGACAAATTTGAAAAATATATAATAGCTGCTAATTGTGGATTTTGGGACGAAACCGACAATAAAAATAACTTGAAATACCTATTAAGTTTAACTCAGAAAGTTGACATATATAATCTAGATATAGATAAAGACTTAAAGAATTGGTTTAATGATAAGTTAAATAATGAAACAGACGTAAAAACTATTATTAAGGTATTTAAAAAAATAGAACTTAGGAAAACACCTGGGTTAGATAGTATAGACGATAGTTTATTGAATTCTCTATCAAAATATTTTGAAAAATCAAAAACTATACTACATAAGCAAGTTACTGATATTAAGGACAAACTTATTTTAAAATGTTTTAATGCTAGTTCCCTTGTTCTTCCTCCAGAGGCAGAATATTATTATCTATTCAGTAATCAAAGTTATCAAAAATCTAATATAGAGATTGAATCCAAAAAAATTACAAAAACAACCCTTGAAGCTATAATCAATGCTGTAAATGAATCATCTAAACAAGAATTTAGTGATACACTTTTACCAGTTAAATTTGATGAAGATTTCAACACTAACAATTACTCATGTAACCCTGAACATTTTGTTGGTAGAGATAGAGAGAAAAAACATTTTTGGGACTTTATAGACAACATAAGAAAAGGTAAAGCCGAAAAACACCTTATTTGCTTTGAAGGTAATTATGGTATGGGAAAATCATCTTTAATTTTGAAATTACAATCAGAAAGTAATAGTAAAAATGTGTTTTTTGAGCAGTTTGATACAAAAATTACAAAAACTGAACATTTTGATTTTGGGTATGTAGCAATTAAAAAAGCTATTTATAATGCAATTGATAAAAAATTCATTGACCTACCTCCATCTATATATGATGAAATAGAACCAGCAGAATATTCACTCTTCTTGCGACAACCAGCGATAAAAAAAGTATTAAACTACTTAAATGAAAATGATAAGGTTATTGTGATATTCTTTGATCACTTTGATCATCTACTAAGACAACCAAGCAGAGAAAGTACATTTGATTTTTTCGAGCAATTAATTCATGAATTCGCCTATGATAAAACAAGTATAGTATTAGGGTTTTCTTGGACAAGTGCAATATCTTTAGGTTTAGATCCAAATATAAGATTTAGGTGGGAAAAATTGATAACAGACAAAATGGAATTAGTTACAATCAGTCAGCTTTTAGATGAAGAACCTAAAAATTGCATTGAAATTTTTAAAAAATGGTTAAAAGAGAAACGAAATAAATCTCAAGAATTAAAAAAAATACAACAATTAGAAGACTGGATTTTAAATAAATATTCTGCTTTCCCATGGTTACTTAGAAGGTTATTAACTAAATTTTGTAATCCTCCGTTAGATTCTAATTTTCCTATAAAAACACAAGATATTCATAAATTGGTGATTAATATGCTTGAAAGTGATTTAAAGAAGAATTTACAACTCAGAGAACGTCAATGTTTAGAGAAAATAGCCAATTTTGAGTCTAATATATTGGAATCTTATGAAAAAGAAATACAAGTTTTAATAGAGAAAAACTTGATTATTGAATCTGATACTGAATACATAGTTAGAGATGATATTTTGCGTGAGTATATTTTAAACAAGGACATTACATTACCAGATTTGAGTATAACTTACATCCCTAAACGTCCTGTAGATTCTATATTAAAGGTATTCCGTTTACTGGAAACGGAAATAACTAAGGAGCAATTAATCAATAAACTGCTCGAACATAATCTGATAAAAACAGAAAATAAATCTCAATCTAGAAATAAAAGAAATAAAAATAACACTAAACCTGAGAATATTGATAATGTTAATAATATTATTAGCGATTTACGTCATTTTTTCCAGGTTGAATATGATACAAAAACCAAATCAATTAAAATCAAAAAAGATTTATTAGATAAAGATGATAATGAAATCTCAGATTATTTAAGAGAACAATTGGAAGAACATCTAGTTATTAAAGAAATCTGTAAAAATAAACATAAAATTAAGACTGGAAAATATTTTAAAAAGGATATGCTTAAAGACTTATTAAAAACATTATATTCTAGTGAATCTGAAGATGAATATGAAGATATTGAACTCCCATTATTAACAATATCTACTAAAAAGAAGGTACAGAAAAGGGATAAATTTGACCATTATACTAGCAGATTACTTTCTTGGTTTCGTTTTGCAGGAATAATTGAACGAAAAATTGAACAAGATGAAGATTCAATATTGTTAATACCTACTAATCGTCCTGGTAAAGAAAAAGGTAAGATAAAAAAGGAAGAGACTACAGAAGATGCTAAACATCAACAGTTAGAATTGCTTTGA
- a CDS encoding TRADD-N-associated membrane domain-containing protein encodes MQLGYKVKIAIGTLSAVFTFASVCLFYTGKIEQSHLNIGVGVISSLVGFKSANDSKNELKKLLESCEIVNN; translated from the coding sequence ATTCAGTTAGGATATAAAGTTAAAATTGCCATCGGTACGCTATCAGCAGTTTTTACTTTTGCTAGTGTTTGTTTATTTTACACTGGCAAAATTGAACAAAGCCATCTTAACATCGGTGTAGGTGTAATTTCTAGCTTGGTTGGTTTTAAATCTGCCAATGATAGCAAGAATGAATTAAAGAAACTGTTAGAAAGCTGTGAAATAGTCAACAATTGA